Genomic segment of Streptomyces sp. NA02950:
ACCTTCCCGGTCAGTTCCGCCGTGCCGTTGTGCTCCTCGGCGCTCAGCCGCTTCACCTCGCGCCCCTCGGGGTCGTAGAGCACTCCGGTGACCCGGTGCGGGCCGCTGGTGTCGCCCGGGGTGCGCGCGATGTCCACCTGGGTGCGCAGGGTGGCGTCCCGGTAGGAGTCGTCGAGGTCGGTGGTGACGTACGCGTCCCGCATCCAGGTGGTGGGCGTGGAGTACAGCGTCACGGAGCGGAAGATGCCCGCGTAGCGCCACTGGTCGTAGTCCTCCAGATAGGACCCGGCGCTCCAGCGGTGCACCTGGAGGGCGACCCGGTTGGTGCCGGGGTGCAGATAGTCGGTGACGTCGAACTCGGCGGGGACGTAGCCGCCCTGGTCGTAGCCGACGTACCGGCCGTTGATCCACAGGAACCAGCCGGAGGTGACCCCGTCGAAGCGGATCACCTGGCGGCGGCCGTCCCAGTCCCGGGGCACCTCGACGGTGCGGACGTACGCCCCGGTGGGGTTGAGGTCACGCGGCACCTTCGGCGGGGCGTCGGGGACCATCTCGCTCTGGACGTTGCGGAACAGCGGATGGTCGAGGTCGTCGGTCTGCCAGGTGTGCGGGACCCGGACGCTCTTCCAGCCGGAGGTGGCGGTGTTGTAGTCCTCCTTCCAGAAGCCGCGCGGGGCGTCCTCGGGGCGGTCGGCGAGGGCGAACCGCCACCGGCCGTCGAGGCTGCGCTCCCATGCCTCCCGGTCGGGGCCGTCGGGGCGGAGCCGGGCGTGCGGGGGTTCCTGGCCCTCGCCGGTGCGCTCGGGGTCCTCGAGATAGCTGTGCACATCCGCGGGGAGGCCGTCGGCGTCGGATGCCCGGCCGGTGGCGGTGTCCGCCGCCGTGAGTCCGAGGCCGACGGCAGTGGTCATCGCGAGCACCACCGCGATCAGCCGTCGGACCGGGCCGCGGGGTCCGCTGCCGGGCCTGCCGTATCTCCTGCTCAATTCCCACTTCACCTCACAGATCCGGAAGAAATTCAACAGAGATGAACGAGGTCGCACAGTATTGATGGACCCCCAGGGCGTCAACCGTTCTCACAGCGGCCTCTGGTGGCCAGGTTGGGGCAGGAGGTTTCACAGTGGTGATGAGACAGCAATACTGATGAACCCGATGGAGCAGCAGCACACCGGAGAGCGAGGCGCGGCCCGATGACCACCCCCGACACCGAGGAACCGACTCTCACCGTCGACGAACTGGCGGCGCGTGCCGGGGTGACCGTCCGTACGGTCCGCTTCTACGGCACCCGCGGACTGCTGCCACCGCCGGTGATCGGGCCCCGCCGGGTCGGCCGCTACGGCGCCGAGCACCTCGCGCGGCTCGCGCTAATCGAGGAGCTCCAGCACCACGGGATGACGCTGGCCGCCATCGAGCGCTATCTCAGCCGGCTCCCGGCGGACATCAGCCCCGACGATCTGGCCATCCACCGCGCCATGGTGGCCTCCTGGGCCCCGGACACCTCCGAGGAGACCAGCCGTGCGGAGCTGTCCCGGCGGGCGGGGCGGGAGTTGACGGAGGAGGACATCGACCGGCTGGCCGCGCTCGACGCCCTGGAGCGCACCGGGGACCCGGACGTCTTCCGGATCGATCCGCGGGTGCTGGACCTGGGGATGCGGCTGCTGGACGTGCCGATCGAGCTGGAGACGATACTGGCGGCCCACGCCGTGGTGGTGGACCAC
This window contains:
- a CDS encoding MerR family transcriptional regulator, which gives rise to MTTPDTEEPTLTVDELAARAGVTVRTVRFYGTRGLLPPPVIGPRRVGRYGAEHLARLALIEELQHHGMTLAAIERYLSRLPADISPDDLAIHRAMVASWAPDTSEETSRAELSRRAGRELTEEDIDRLAALDALERTGDPDVFRIDPRVLDLGMRLLDVPIELETILAAHAVVVDHTRSVARELGRLFRDEVWGPRRDRESEAGPERVKAKKSLSAHMQPLVVQALVIAFQRSMKQELRAWYGQDLAERDTSADEG